One segment of Phaeacidiphilus oryzae TH49 DNA contains the following:
- a CDS encoding pyridoxal phosphate-dependent aminotransferase has translation MTTQASTPAADRRRPLLNRSLEGMGTTIFAEMSALATTTGAINLGQGFPDTDGPEAVREAAVRALREGRGNQYPPGPGVPELRAAVAEHQLRFYGLDFDPDTEVLVTAGATEAIAASMLALLEPGDEVIAFEPFYDSYAACIAMAGAKRVPFTLRAPSFRPDLDELRALITPSTRLLLLNSPHNPTGMVLDDEELRAIAALAVEHDLLVVTDEVYEHLVFEGAHRPIAALPGMRERTVSISSAGKTFSFTGWKVGWVTAAAPLVAAVRTAKQYLTYVSAGPFQYAVAEALRLPDAYYEDFRASLRRRRDLLDAGLRAAGFEVYEPQGTYFITTDIAPFGAKDAYAFCRSLPERCGVVAVPNSVFYDDPEAGRSQVRFTFCKKEEVLREAAARLQRLRG, from the coding sequence ATGACCACCCAGGCCAGCACCCCCGCCGCGGACCGCCGACGACCCCTGCTCAACCGCAGCCTCGAAGGCATGGGCACGACCATCTTCGCCGAGATGTCCGCACTCGCCACCACGACCGGCGCGATCAACCTGGGCCAGGGCTTCCCCGACACCGACGGCCCGGAGGCGGTCCGCGAAGCGGCCGTCCGCGCGCTGCGCGAGGGCCGCGGCAACCAGTACCCGCCGGGGCCCGGCGTCCCGGAGCTGCGCGCCGCCGTCGCCGAGCACCAACTCCGCTTCTACGGACTGGACTTCGATCCGGACACCGAGGTGCTGGTGACCGCCGGCGCCACCGAGGCCATCGCCGCCTCGATGCTCGCCCTCCTCGAACCCGGCGACGAGGTCATCGCCTTCGAGCCGTTCTACGACTCCTACGCCGCCTGCATCGCGATGGCCGGGGCCAAGCGCGTCCCGTTCACCCTGCGCGCCCCGTCCTTCCGCCCCGACCTGGACGAACTGCGCGCCCTCATCACCCCGAGCACCCGCCTCCTGCTGCTGAACTCCCCGCACAACCCGACCGGGATGGTGCTCGACGACGAGGAGCTGAGGGCGATCGCCGCCCTCGCGGTCGAGCACGACCTCCTGGTGGTCACCGACGAGGTCTACGAGCACCTGGTCTTCGAGGGCGCCCACCGGCCGATCGCCGCCCTCCCCGGGATGCGGGAGCGCACCGTCTCCATCTCCTCGGCCGGCAAGACCTTCTCCTTCACCGGCTGGAAGGTCGGCTGGGTCACGGCCGCCGCACCCCTCGTCGCGGCCGTGCGGACGGCCAAGCAGTACCTGACCTACGTCAGCGCCGGCCCCTTCCAGTACGCGGTGGCGGAGGCCCTCCGCCTCCCCGACGCGTACTACGAGGACTTCCGCGCGAGCCTGCGGCGCCGGCGCGACCTCCTCGACGCGGGGCTGCGCGCCGCCGGCTTCGAGGTCTACGAGCCGCAGGGCACATACTTCATCACCACCGACATCGCCCCCTTCGGCGCCAAGGACGCCTACGCCTTCTGCCGCTCCCTGCCGGAGCGGTGCGGGGTGGTGGCGGTCCCCAACTCCGTCTTCTACGACGACCCGGAGGCCGGCCGCAGCCAGGTCCGCTTCACCTTCTGCAAGAAGGAGGAGGTGCTCCGGGAGGCGGCGGCCCGGCTCCAGCGCCTCCGCGGCTGA
- a CDS encoding RidA family protein, whose translation MTIHGTGPSVTSGEVRERLALHGHRMPAAWQVPQAPGTRIPASLVRRVGDRLYVSGHIPTSEEGVVTGPYGKVGEELDLLGAQQAAIRTLLSLLASVERAAGDLAAVRAWCSLHCMVNSAPGFTDFPAVFNPASRLLVDVFGEEIGGHARVAVGVAGLPWNLPVEIEAEVELHPA comes from the coding sequence ATGACCATCCACGGCACCGGACCGTCCGTCACCAGCGGCGAGGTCAGGGAGCGCCTGGCGCTGCACGGCCACCGGATGCCCGCCGCCTGGCAGGTGCCGCAGGCGCCGGGGACCCGGATCCCGGCCAGCCTGGTCCGCCGGGTGGGCGACCGGCTGTACGTCTCGGGGCACATCCCCACCAGCGAGGAGGGCGTGGTCACCGGCCCCTACGGCAAGGTGGGGGAGGAGCTGGACCTCCTCGGCGCCCAGCAGGCGGCGATCAGGACCCTCCTCTCCCTCCTCGCGAGCGTCGAGCGGGCGGCGGGCGACCTCGCCGCCGTGCGGGCCTGGTGCTCACTCCACTGCATGGTCAACTCCGCGCCCGGGTTCACCGACTTCCCGGCGGTCTTCAATCCGGCCTCCCGGCTGCTGGTCGACGTCTTCGGCGAGGAGATCGGCGGCCACGCGCGGGTGGCCGTGGGCGTCGCCGGGCTGCCGTGGAACCTGCCGGTGGAGATCGAGGCGGAGGTGGAGCTGCACCCGGCGTGA
- a CDS encoding MFS transporter: MTATATPALPAATPSPRSLWNATVGNVLEWYDWNVYAIFTPFFAPQLFDSRDPAGALLQSLMVFAVGFLTRPLGGLLLGRWGDRFGRRSALTLSMVFMAAGSLLIAVCPTHSAAGWAAPLTVLLARLCQGLSAGGEFAASSAYVVEVAPAGRRGLYSSAIYVSNAVGNLLAALLGVVLTRSLASAQMDSWGWRIPFLLGAGLAGYAFVLRRNLAEPRHSPDDPAEDGRRAGDTAAARGARGGAPWRRPAALLRVVGFTLAGTIVYYTWVVFLPSYATADGAVTASSALLATTIAQLVFIAALPLTGLLADRVGARPLLLGFSAVFALLTVPLLALAPRSLGWLIGIECLGLLVYCGYGAVAPLVMAEQFPPHSRVTGIGLPYGLTVSVFGGTAPYLAAAAGHAGHAVLYSAYVALASVAGLGFFLRLPRRRGVAGTTAGLAGAASPAAGHPVATITPDEGGTHVRG, encoded by the coding sequence ATGACCGCGACGGCCACGCCCGCACTCCCGGCCGCCACCCCGAGCCCGCGAAGCCTGTGGAACGCCACCGTCGGCAACGTCCTGGAGTGGTACGACTGGAACGTCTACGCCATCTTCACCCCGTTCTTCGCCCCGCAGCTGTTCGACTCCCGGGACCCGGCGGGCGCCCTGCTGCAGAGCCTGATGGTCTTCGCGGTCGGCTTCCTCACCCGCCCGCTCGGCGGACTCCTGCTGGGGCGGTGGGGCGACCGCTTCGGCCGCCGCTCGGCCCTCACCCTGTCGATGGTGTTCATGGCCGCGGGCAGCCTCCTCATCGCCGTCTGCCCGACCCACTCCGCGGCCGGCTGGGCGGCCCCGCTGACCGTCCTGCTGGCCCGGCTCTGCCAAGGCCTCTCCGCCGGCGGCGAGTTCGCGGCCTCGTCGGCGTACGTGGTGGAGGTCGCGCCGGCCGGCCGCCGGGGTCTCTACTCCAGCGCGATCTACGTCAGCAACGCGGTGGGCAACCTCCTCGCGGCCCTCCTCGGCGTCGTGCTGACCCGGTCGCTCGCATCGGCGCAGATGGACTCCTGGGGCTGGCGGATCCCCTTCCTCCTCGGCGCCGGGCTGGCCGGCTACGCGTTCGTCCTCCGCCGAAACCTGGCCGAACCGCGGCACTCGCCGGACGACCCGGCCGAGGACGGCCGCCGGGCCGGCGACACCGCCGCCGCCCGGGGCGCCCGGGGCGGGGCGCCCTGGCGGAGGCCGGCCGCGCTGCTGAGGGTGGTCGGCTTCACCCTGGCCGGCACCATCGTGTACTACACCTGGGTCGTCTTCCTGCCCTCCTACGCCACCGCGGACGGCGCCGTCACCGCCTCCTCCGCGCTGCTGGCCACCACGATCGCGCAGCTGGTCTTCATCGCCGCGCTCCCGCTCACCGGCCTCCTCGCCGACCGCGTCGGAGCCCGGCCGCTGCTGCTCGGTTTCTCCGCCGTCTTCGCCCTCCTCACCGTCCCGCTGCTCGCCCTGGCCCCCCGGTCGCTGGGCTGGCTGATCGGCATCGAGTGCCTGGGCCTGCTCGTGTACTGCGGCTACGGCGCGGTGGCGCCGCTGGTCATGGCGGAGCAGTTCCCCCCGCACTCCCGGGTCACCGGGATCGGCCTGCCCTACGGGCTCACCGTCTCCGTGTTCGGGGGCACGGCGCCCTACCTCGCGGCGGCCGCGGGCCACGCCGGGCACGCCGTGCTGTACTCGGCCTATGTGGCCCTGGCGAGCGTGGCCGGCCTCGGCTTCTTCCTCCGCCTCCCGCGCCGGCGCGGGGTGGCCGGGACCACCGCCGGGCTCGCCGGGGCCGCCTCCCCCGCGGCCGGTCACCCGGTCGCTACGATCACCCCCGACGAGGGGGGAACGCATGTCCGAGGGTGA
- a CDS encoding ArsR/SmtB family transcription factor: MSRTVVDGPDIAAVAALLGDASRAAMITALMDDLRLPASELARLAGVGKSTASEHLGRLVDNGLLATERCGRHTYYRIADPLVGRALETLAMLAPQRAPNSLRSARRQDELARARLCYDHLAGRLGVALADALVRQGLLREAEGALHVVPGAWDSRAPLGITCDTSGAGRRPLARGCVDWTVRRHHLAGALGAALSQRMFELGWIRRRRDKERAVALTDAGAEGVRDVFGLDEELTAAVVSG; the protein is encoded by the coding sequence ATGAGCCGAACTGTGGTCGACGGGCCCGATATCGCCGCCGTCGCGGCGTTGTTGGGCGACGCCTCCCGGGCCGCCATGATCACCGCACTCATGGACGATCTGCGGCTGCCGGCGAGCGAGTTGGCCCGGCTCGCCGGCGTCGGCAAGTCGACGGCCAGCGAGCACCTCGGCCGCCTGGTCGACAACGGCCTGCTGGCGACGGAGCGCTGCGGCCGGCACACCTACTACCGGATCGCCGATCCGCTGGTGGGCCGGGCGCTGGAGACGCTGGCGATGCTGGCGCCGCAGCGGGCGCCGAACTCCCTGCGCTCGGCCCGCCGCCAGGACGAGCTGGCCCGCGCCCGGCTGTGCTACGACCACCTGGCCGGGCGCCTCGGCGTGGCGCTCGCCGACGCGCTGGTCCGGCAGGGGCTGCTGCGCGAGGCGGAGGGCGCGCTGCACGTCGTCCCCGGGGCCTGGGACTCCCGCGCGCCGCTGGGCATCACCTGCGACACCTCGGGGGCCGGCCGCCGGCCGCTCGCGCGGGGCTGCGTGGACTGGACGGTACGCCGCCACCACCTGGCCGGGGCGCTGGGCGCGGCGCTCTCCCAGCGGATGTTCGAGCTCGGCTGGATCCGGCGCCGCCGCGACAAGGAGCGGGCCGTGGCACTGACCGATGCGGGGGCCGAAGGGGTGCGGGACGTGTTCGGCCTGGACGAGGAGCTGACGGCGGCGGTGGTCTCGGGCTGA
- a CDS encoding MFS transporter: MVLGVMCAGMFLVQLDVTVVNVALPHIGQALSAGLSGLQWVVDSYTVVLAACLLGAGVIGDRWGHRTVAVTGLALFGVTSLLCGLAPSTGVLVASRALQGLAAALLLPSTLAVVHRAFPGREEKARALGIWAGVSALALPAGPLLGGALVTAAGWRAVFLINLPVVAVALVLTLRVVRRDEPNRGSHLDLPGVLAAMVALTAMVYCAISAGHSGGSAATWAAAAVAVLGLLALLVRERRTAEPMFPPALMRKLDFVGANAVAAAMNFVGIGAVFVVTLYLQGVQHHDALVAGVMLLPLFIPLAVCAPFTGRLAARYGPRPPMLGGLLLGTAGTACLLLLQPDSGYPLLVPVLLGLGLGMGLLTPSVVAAALQAGPPDRPGLSSGVNNTARQAAGALGIAVFGAIAQDPAAAQRFASGLHAIGVLSVVLWLAAAALTLRAVPRLAK, encoded by the coding sequence GTGGTTCTCGGCGTCATGTGCGCCGGGATGTTCCTGGTCCAGCTCGACGTCACGGTCGTCAACGTCGCGCTTCCGCACATCGGCCAGGCGCTCTCGGCCGGCCTCTCGGGGCTGCAGTGGGTGGTCGACTCCTACACCGTGGTGCTCGCCGCCTGCCTCCTCGGGGCCGGTGTGATCGGCGACCGCTGGGGACATCGCACGGTCGCCGTCACCGGGCTCGCCCTCTTCGGCGTCACCTCACTGCTGTGCGGGCTGGCCCCGAGCACGGGTGTCCTGGTGGCCTCGCGGGCACTCCAGGGGCTGGCGGCGGCGCTGCTGCTGCCGAGCACCCTGGCGGTGGTCCACCGCGCGTTCCCCGGCCGGGAGGAGAAGGCCCGCGCGCTGGGGATCTGGGCCGGGGTCTCCGCCCTGGCCCTGCCGGCCGGGCCGCTGCTGGGCGGGGCGCTGGTGACGGCGGCGGGCTGGCGGGCGGTCTTCCTGATCAACCTGCCGGTGGTCGCGGTGGCCCTCGTCCTCACCCTGCGGGTGGTCCGCAGGGACGAGCCGAACCGCGGCAGCCACCTCGACCTGCCGGGCGTACTGGCCGCGATGGTGGCGCTGACCGCGATGGTCTACTGCGCGATCTCGGCCGGCCATTCCGGGGGGTCCGCGGCCACCTGGGCGGCGGCGGCGGTCGCGGTGCTCGGACTGCTCGCGCTGCTGGTGCGGGAGCGGCGGACGGCCGAGCCGATGTTCCCGCCGGCGCTGATGCGCAAGCTGGACTTCGTGGGCGCGAACGCCGTCGCGGCGGCCATGAACTTCGTCGGCATCGGCGCGGTCTTCGTGGTGACCCTCTACCTCCAGGGGGTGCAGCACCACGACGCCCTGGTCGCAGGGGTGATGCTGCTGCCGCTGTTCATCCCGCTCGCCGTCTGCGCGCCGTTCACCGGCCGCCTCGCCGCGCGCTACGGGCCCCGGCCGCCGATGCTCGGCGGACTGCTGCTCGGCACCGCGGGGACGGCCTGCCTGCTGCTGCTCCAGCCGGACTCCGGGTACCCGCTGCTGGTCCCCGTCCTCCTCGGGCTCGGGCTCGGGATGGGGCTGCTGACGCCCTCGGTGGTCGCCGCCGCTCTGCAGGCGGGACCGCCGGACCGGCCCGGGCTCTCCTCCGGGGTGAACAACACCGCACGGCAGGCCGCGGGCGCGCTGGGGATCGCGGTCTTCGGCGCGATCGCCCAGGACCCGGCGGCCGCCCAGCGGTTCGCCTCCGGCCTCCACGCCATCGGCGTGCTGTCCGTGGTGCTGTGGCTGGCGGCGGCGGCCCTGACGCTGCGCGCGGTGCCCCGGCTGGCCAAGTGA
- a CDS encoding alpha/beta hydrolase — protein sequence MSEGEERPGSRRRTLLLAGAGGAAGLCAVAGGAAAAALGGLLPGGVALRRVLGMTGPDGTVPATPAGAVGVDRVRSRARGREVDLAVMLPPGGTGGKTGGVPAPRSPLPVCLMLHGRGSDARGMVALGTPHFLAAAVRSGVPPFAIVAVDGGEATYWHRRTPGDDPQAMLRDELPGWLRSRGLATATGGLPATVLGISMGGSGALQYALGRADRPPDAVALLSPALFRTWADARTAGGYDDQADWRAHEPLLRLEGSRPPRVAATLGVWCGAEDPFCPAARELAAATRADEAQFPAGAHTEGFWRRVMPDALALVGAPRR from the coding sequence ATGTCCGAGGGTGAGGAGCGTCCGGGGTCCCGCCGGCGCACGCTGTTACTGGCCGGCGCCGGCGGCGCGGCGGGCCTGTGCGCCGTGGCGGGCGGCGCCGCCGCCGCGGCGCTGGGCGGTCTGCTGCCGGGCGGAGTGGCACTGCGCCGGGTGCTCGGCATGACCGGCCCGGACGGCACCGTGCCGGCCACCCCAGCCGGGGCGGTGGGCGTCGACCGGGTCCGCTCCCGGGCCCGCGGCCGCGAGGTCGACCTCGCGGTGATGCTGCCGCCCGGCGGCACCGGCGGGAAGACCGGCGGCGTCCCCGCCCCTCGCTCGCCCCTCCCGGTCTGCCTGATGCTCCACGGCCGGGGCTCCGACGCCCGCGGAATGGTCGCCCTCGGCACCCCGCACTTCCTCGCTGCCGCCGTACGCTCCGGCGTCCCCCCGTTCGCGATCGTCGCCGTGGACGGCGGCGAGGCCACCTACTGGCACCGGCGCACCCCCGGGGACGACCCGCAGGCCATGCTCCGCGACGAACTCCCCGGCTGGCTGCGCTCCCGCGGTCTCGCCACCGCCACCGGCGGGCTGCCCGCCACCGTCCTCGGCATCTCCATGGGCGGCTCCGGAGCCCTGCAGTACGCCCTCGGCCGCGCCGACCGCCCGCCGGACGCCGTCGCGCTGCTCAGTCCGGCGCTCTTCCGGACCTGGGCCGACGCCCGCACCGCCGGCGGCTACGACGACCAGGCCGACTGGCGCGCCCACGAGCCGCTGCTGCGGCTGGAGGGCAGCCGCCCGCCACGGGTCGCCGCCACCCTCGGCGTCTGGTGCGGCGCCGAGGACCCGTTCTGCCCGGCGGCCCGCGAACTCGCCGCCGCCACCCGCGCCGACGAGGCCCAGTTCCCGGCCGGCGCCCACACCGAGGGCTTCTGGCGCCGGGTCATGCCGGACGCCCTCGCCCTGGTCGGGGCGCCCCGCCGCTGA
- a CDS encoding ArsR/SmtB family transcription factor, whose amino-acid sequence MTAPRLPRATPQVDLAKAAALFAVPARAEMLLALADRAECSAGELAAAAEVSASTASSHLAHLVDQGLLRVTPRGRARMYRLEGPHVRAALESLRLLAALRPR is encoded by the coding sequence ATGACCGCCCCCCGCCTCCCCCGGGCGACCCCTCAGGTGGACCTGGCCAAGGCGGCCGCGCTCTTCGCCGTCCCGGCCCGGGCCGAGATGCTGCTGGCCCTGGCGGACCGGGCGGAGTGCTCGGCCGGTGAACTCGCCGCGGCGGCCGAGGTGTCGGCCTCGACGGCCAGCAGCCACCTCGCCCACCTGGTGGACCAGGGGCTGCTCAGGGTGACGCCGCGCGGCCGCGCCCGGATGTACCGGCTGGAGGGTCCGCATGTGCGGGCCGCGCTGGAGTCGCTGCGCCTCCTCGCCGCCCTGCGCCCGCGCTGA
- a CDS encoding (2Fe-2S)-binding protein, protein MTHISVKIDGTTYEDEVEPRLLLVHYLRDRLGLTGTPVGCDTGNCGACTVELDGDSVKSCSVLAVQADGCAVTTVQGLAKDGRWHRLQQSFHENHGLQCGYCTPGMIMAARDLLKDNPHPTAQEVRHGLEGNLCRCTGYQNIVRAVLAAAESGEEGR, encoded by the coding sequence ATGACCCATATCTCAGTAAAGATCGACGGCACGACGTACGAAGACGAAGTGGAGCCGCGGCTCCTGCTCGTCCACTATCTGCGCGACCGGTTGGGACTGACCGGGACACCCGTCGGCTGCGACACCGGCAACTGCGGGGCCTGCACGGTGGAGCTCGACGGGGACTCGGTGAAGAGCTGCTCCGTGCTCGCCGTGCAGGCGGACGGCTGCGCGGTGACCACCGTCCAGGGGCTGGCCAAGGACGGCCGCTGGCACCGGCTGCAGCAGTCCTTCCACGAGAACCACGGACTGCAGTGCGGCTACTGCACCCCCGGGATGATCATGGCCGCGCGCGACCTCCTCAAGGACAACCCCCACCCCACCGCCCAGGAGGTGCGGCACGGCCTGGAGGGCAACCTCTGCCGCTGCACCGGCTACCAGAACATCGTGCGGGCGGTTCTGGCCGCGGCGGAGTCCGGAGAGGAGGGCCGATAA
- a CDS encoding ThiF family adenylyltransferase: MGVKVIQHRGEYDDKLYWERVDRNLGWLGDSEEEQRARQEKLRDSVIGIVGTGGIGGAVATRLVRMGARNLKLADPDEFDIANIQRQLGASLDNVGRNKAEVVAEMAFDLTRDVNIDVYPQGITPDTAEHFMAGCDFVMDQMEFYQVANRYALHRAFRASDRCRFMFKIPTVGHKVFVFTYTKDSMPLEEVYDLPENGPIDAAATRRLMERIIPEMPEYPGTEMLDQWFVGMQRMPIFGACPPLAEGILVERLAQEIMEIPGRAQLPVQPGYAVFDSLTWESKLVERAWWAK, from the coding sequence ATGGGCGTGAAGGTGATCCAGCACCGGGGCGAGTACGACGACAAGCTGTACTGGGAGCGGGTCGACCGCAACCTCGGCTGGCTCGGCGACTCGGAGGAAGAGCAGCGCGCGCGCCAGGAGAAGCTCCGGGACTCGGTGATCGGCATCGTCGGCACGGGAGGGATCGGCGGCGCGGTCGCCACCCGGCTGGTGCGGATGGGGGCCCGCAACCTCAAGCTGGCGGACCCGGACGAATTCGACATCGCCAACATCCAGCGGCAATTGGGGGCCTCGCTGGACAATGTCGGCCGCAACAAGGCCGAGGTCGTCGCGGAAATGGCGTTCGACCTGACCCGGGACGTCAATATCGACGTCTATCCGCAGGGCATTACCCCGGACACCGCCGAGCATTTCATGGCCGGCTGCGACTTCGTCATGGACCAGATGGAGTTCTACCAGGTCGCCAACCGGTACGCGCTGCACCGCGCGTTCCGCGCCAGTGACCGCTGCCGGTTCATGTTCAAGATCCCGACGGTGGGACACAAGGTCTTCGTCTTCACCTACACCAAGGACTCCATGCCCCTGGAGGAGGTCTACGACCTGCCCGAGAACGGCCCGATCGACGCCGCCGCCACCCGCAGACTGATGGAGCGGATCATCCCGGAGATGCCCGAGTACCCGGGCACCGAGATGCTCGACCAGTGGTTCGTGGGCATGCAGCGGATGCCCATCTTCGGCGCCTGCCCGCCGCTGGCCGAGGGCATCCTGGTGGAGCGGCTCGCCCAGGAGATCATGGAGATACCCGGCCGGGCGCAGCTGCCCGTCCAGCCCGGGTACGCCGTGTTCGACTCGCTCACCTGGGAGTCGAAGCTCGTGGAGCGGGCGTGGTGGGCGAAGTGA
- a CDS encoding protein-tyrosine phosphatase family protein, whose amino-acid sequence MTEGWDPAAAGVLELPSGRLVRGRGLSRPLPPGQLPQLGFYLTGRRPATVEWESRWVRWPDFRLPADRAAATEALREAWARSATERVELACDGGRGRTGTALACLAVLDGVPPEEVVGYVRERYDRCAVETPWQRRFVRRFG is encoded by the coding sequence GGGTGTTGGAGCTGCCCTCGGGACGGCTGGTACGGGGGCGCGGGCTGAGCCGGCCGCTGCCCCCGGGGCAGCTGCCCCAGCTGGGGTTCTACCTGACCGGCCGCCGGCCGGCGACGGTGGAGTGGGAGTCGCGCTGGGTGCGCTGGCCGGACTTCCGGTTGCCTGCGGACCGTGCGGCGGCGACCGAGGCGCTGCGTGAGGCGTGGGCGCGGTCCGCGACCGAGCGGGTCGAGCTGGCCTGCGACGGCGGTCGGGGGCGCACCGGTACGGCGCTGGCCTGTCTCGCCGTGCTGGACGGTGTGCCGCCGGAGGAGGTGGTCGGCTATGTGCGGGAGCGCTACGACCGGTGTGCCGTCGAGACCCCGTGGCAGCGGCGGTTCGTGCGGCGCTTCGGGTAG
- a CDS encoding methionyl-tRNA formyltransferase, producing MVGEVTRPARVVLLSEVNSKFGAPFLTDLLAHPDIEVAGLLTRAPGRLCGYYLGEPDPVDLAEQAEAAGVPVLRPRNVNDPGTVEALAQLAPDYLLIANFQQILRKPVLDVPRRAVVNFHPSPLPRYAGLAPFFWMARNGERHGGVTALITTPGIDDGPILAQRPVELDGTEGAGRIRDRLFSESRRLLREVVPRLVAGDLAAVPQDPAERSYFSGPGVADTSIDWSWNAEEVLRVVRACHPQPGALIAADGSGLRVHEARALPVTALPVTALPATAVAGPGHAPGTVRSDPDHGLVIACADAWVQVLKLSWHPEDAPVRPDLTAGLAELLAAHTE from the coding sequence GTGGTGGGCGAAGTGACCAGGCCGGCCCGGGTCGTCCTCCTCTCCGAGGTCAACTCCAAGTTCGGGGCGCCGTTCCTGACCGACCTGCTGGCCCACCCCGACATCGAGGTGGCGGGGCTGCTCACCCGGGCCCCCGGCCGGCTGTGCGGCTACTACCTGGGCGAGCCGGATCCGGTGGATCTGGCCGAGCAGGCGGAGGCCGCCGGGGTCCCGGTGCTCCGCCCGCGGAACGTCAACGACCCGGGGACGGTCGAGGCGCTCGCCCAACTGGCCCCGGACTACCTGCTGATCGCCAACTTCCAGCAGATCCTCCGGAAGCCGGTGCTGGACGTCCCCCGCCGCGCGGTGGTCAACTTCCACCCCAGCCCGCTGCCCCGCTACGCGGGTCTGGCGCCCTTCTTCTGGATGGCCCGCAACGGGGAGCGGCACGGCGGCGTCACCGCGCTGATCACCACCCCGGGCATCGACGACGGGCCGATCCTGGCCCAGCGGCCGGTGGAGCTGGACGGCACGGAGGGCGCCGGGCGGATCCGGGACCGGCTGTTCAGCGAGTCCAGGCGGCTGCTGCGGGAGGTCGTCCCGCGCCTGGTCGCGGGGGACCTGGCGGCCGTGCCGCAGGACCCGGCGGAGCGCAGCTACTTCTCCGGCCCCGGCGTCGCGGACACCTCCATCGACTGGTCGTGGAACGCGGAGGAGGTGCTGCGAGTGGTCCGCGCCTGCCACCCCCAGCCCGGCGCCCTGATCGCCGCCGACGGCAGCGGGCTGCGCGTCCACGAGGCCCGCGCCCTGCCGGTCACGGCCCTGCCCGTCACGGCCCTGCCCGCGACCGCGGTGGCCGGGCCCGGCCACGCCCCCGGGACCGTCCGCTCCGATCCCGACCACGGGCTGGTGATCGCCTGCGCGGACGCCTGGGTCCAGGTGCTCAAGCTCAGTTGGCACCCCGAGGACGCGCCGGTGCGTCCCGACCTGACCGCCGGCCTCGCGGAACTGCTGGCGGCGCACACCGAGTAG